In Silene latifolia isolate original U9 population chromosome X, ASM4854445v1, whole genome shotgun sequence, the following proteins share a genomic window:
- the LOC141620863 gene encoding uncharacterized protein LOC141620863 → MPGLSPKIAVHRLAIKKGTSPKKQPQRRFRPELVPEIEKEVNKLIEVGFIREVKYSTWIANIVPVRKKNGQLRICVDFRDLNDACPKDDFPLPVTELMIHATTGHEALSFMDCTAGRFQPFSHLMKKNAPFQWDEKWKNAFDSIKKYLASAPVLGAPIPGKPLVLYIAAQERSLGAMCAQEIEDLLSGRLAKWAMLLKQYDLVFMPQKAVKGQAIADFFADHPVQQIGKFEMTSREKKFSMWTSYLHGKCTLTVFARKDGAGAGVVFVTPQNHLMPYSFTLTQLCSNNMAEYQALILGLQMAIEIGVRDMDINGDSKLVVNQVLGEYEVKKEDLIPYHQRALQLLNQLEDIHVGHVPRSANKLADALANLAANLALGAEESMQVPVCNRWVVSLLQGEENVDTTNMICVYTVDEDDWRQPIVDFLDHQKLPDDPRHKVEIRRRAPKFIHYKGTLYRRSFSGQWLRCLRKDEATEAMHEAHSGICGAHQSGPKLHDREGLTDDENEKLRLAELEALDEKRLKAQQKLQCYQARFSRAFNKKVRPRSFQVGDLVLAVRRPIITSHKPVGKFTSKWDGPYAVHEVYTNGAYKIVDEDGVRVGPINGKFLKRYFS, encoded by the exons ATGCCTGGACTCAGCCCAAAAATTGCAGTTCATCGTCTAGCAATTAAGAAAGGCACCAGTCCCAAAAAGCAACCTCAACGTCGTTTCAGGCCGGAGCTTGTACCTGAAATTGAAAAGGAAGTCAATAAACTCATTGAAGTAGGTTTCATTCGAGAAGTCAAATATTCTACCTGGATAGCAAATATTGTCCCGGTCAGAAAGAAGAATGGACAACTGCGCATATGTGTCGACTTCAGAGACCTTAATGATGCATGcccgaaggatgacttccctttgccagttACAGAGTTAATGATTCACGCAACCACTGGTCATGAAGCCCTCTCATTCATGGATTGTACTGctg GACGTTTCCAACCATTCAGCCATCTCATGAAAAAGAATGCTCCATTCCAATGGGATGAAAAATGGAAAAATGCTTTTGATAGCATCAAGAAGTACTTGGCCAGTGCACCAGTGCTGGGGGCACCAATTCCAGGAAAGCCACTTGTCCTCTACATCGCAGCACAAGAACGCTCACTGGGAGCAATGTgtgctcaagaaattgaagacc TCTTGTCTGGAAGACTTGCGAAATGGGCAATGTTACTTAAGCAGTATGACTTGGTGTTCATGCCTCAAAAGGCTGTCAAAGGTCAAGCTATCGCCGACTTCTTTGCCGATCATCCGGTGCAGCAGATTGGGAAATTTGAGATGACCTCCCGGGAGAAGAAATTTTCTATGTGGACGTCCTACCTCCATGGCAAATGTACTTTGACGGTCTTTGCAAGGAAGGATGGAGCTGGAGCCGGAGTTGTAttcgtaactccacaaaatcatctcATGCCATACTCCTTTACGCTCACTCAGTTGTGCTCAAATAATATGGCAGAATACCAAGCTCTCATACTCGGCCTCCAAATGGCGATCGAAATAGGTGTTAGAGATATGGACATCAACGGCGACTCGAAGCTGGTGGTCAACCAAGTCCTTGGTGAATATGAAGTAaaaaaggaagacttgattccCTACCATCAACGGGCATTACAACTGTTGAATCAACTTGAGGACATTCATGTTGGTCATGTGCcaaggagtgccaataagttAGCTGACGCGCTTGCTAATCTTGCAGCCAATTTGGCACTGGGGGCAGAAGAGTCTATGCAAGTCCCAGTCTGCAATCGTTGGGTAGTATCATTGCTTCAAGGAGAGGAAAATGTAGATACAACCAACATGATATGCGTCTACACAGTTGATGAAGATGACTGGCGTCAACCTATTGTTGATTTTTTGGACCACCAAAAACTACCCGATGATCCCAGACACAAGGTAGAAATACGTCGACGTGCTCCAAAGTTCATTCACTATAAAGGGACACTCTACAGACGTTCTTTCTCAGGCCAATGGTTGAGGTGTCTAAGGAAGGACGAAGCTACTGAAGCAATGCATGAAGCTCATTCTGGCATTTGTGGTGCTCATCAATCTGGGCCTAAACTTCATGATCGT GAGGGACTCACAGATGATGAGAATGAAAAATTGCGATTAGCAGAGTTGGAAGCTCTCGATGAAAAGAGATTAAAGGCTCAACAAAAGCTCCAGTGCTATCAAGCAAGGTTTTCacgcgcattcaacaaaaaggtgcgcCCTCGTTCTTTCCAAGTAGGAGACCTCGTCCTTGCAGTACGAAGACCAATCATCACCTCTCACAAGCCAGTTGGCAAGTTCACCTCTAAGTGGGATGGTCCATACGCGGTACATGAGGTCTATACAAATGGTGCTTACAAAATCGTGGATGAAGACGGCGTTCGGGTAGGCCcaatcaatgggaagtttttgaagCGTTACTTTTCTTAA